The Anopheles coluzzii chromosome 2, AcolN3, whole genome shotgun sequence genome window below encodes:
- the LOC125906921 gene encoding uncharacterized protein LOC125906921, with the protein MNNQIKVVKTEIEQVNLILNIDNIVQLLEDIEEQISFARSNIINKNILSSNETEYIWQTLKDQKIFLNFKEEISQYVSCIVTAIGKKIFLVVKIPIVERKDYDLLRIETLNVNNTRVETDVKFVAKHKNTIFNVNEECTICNNPQPLNDKCISNIIRNHPSKCTTTTSSEHTIIREMKPGVILIDTTLGVPVIDSCSNSQIIAVPTLIETGNCTVKILNSTFTAHIDVLDQEDYFIPLTGSKTEITLNKPSIQDLHTMHISNIHQLHTITLRLRTHTIAGGILIVVLTGFLITAFCIYKHKTKHAEKKMSTEAIHNIIPLQTSVSRSRTLDV; encoded by the coding sequence atgaataatCAGATAAAAGTCGTAAAAACTGAAATAGAACAAGTAAATCTTATCCTGAACATTGATAACATTGTACAACTGCTAGAAGACATAGAAGAACAGATTAGCTTTGCTCGTTCtaacataataaacaaaaatattctaTCGTCAAACGAAACGGAATATATATggcaaacattaaaagatCAGAAAATATTTCTGAACTTTAAAGAGGAAATTTCACAATATGTTTCATGCATAGTTACAGCAAtaggtaaaaaaatatttctagTAGTAAAAATACCGATAGTAGAGCGAAAAGATTATGACCTCTTACGAATAGAAACTCTAAACGTAAACAACACCCGAGTAGAGACGGATGTAAAATTTGTAGCCAAACATAAAAACACCATTTTCAATGTTAACGAGGAGTGCACGATTTGCAACAACCCACAACCGCTAAACGACAAGTGTATCTCAAATATCATCAGAAATCATCCATCTaaatgtaccaccaccacgagcTCCGAGCATACGATAATACGAGAAATGAAACCAGGAGTCATTCTAATCGATACCACCCTTGGAGTGCCAGTCATTGATTCATGCTCAAACAGCCAAATAATAGCAGTACCCACACTAATTGAAACCGGCAATTGCACCGTAAAAATCTTAAATAGCACATTTACTGCGCATATTGATGTGCTAGACCAAGAAGACTACTTCATACCCTTAACtggcagcaaaacagaaataactCTTAACAAGCcaagtatacaagatctgcacACAATGCATATTAGTAACATACATCAACTCCATACAATAACACTCCGCTTACGCACGCATACAATTGCAGGAGGGATATTAATTGTTGTTCTAACAGGCTTTCTTATAACTGCATTTTGCatctacaaacacaaaaccaaacatgCAGAGAAGAAAATGTCTACCGAAGCTATTCACAACATCATCCCACTGCAAACGTCGGTAAGTCGATCGAGGACGCTCGACGTTTAA